In Prionailurus viverrinus isolate Anna chromosome D1, UM_Priviv_1.0, whole genome shotgun sequence, the DNA window acTGCCAGTTAGTTGTAGGGTGACATTGACTTAAGAAGCATCctggggcagggcacctgggtggctcagtaggttcagcatctgacttctgctcacgtcatgatttcatggttcgtgagtgcaagccccacattaggctccctgacagctcagagcccgcttcgaatcctctgttcctgacttgtgctctctctctctctctcaaaaaaaaagcatcctgggctcctggctggctcagcggagcatgcaactcttgatctcagggttgtaagtttgagccccacattgggtgtagacattactttaaaaaatcaattaaaaaaacatttgtttaaatgttcatttattgttaggagagagtgcgagcaggggaggggcagagagagaggagacacagaatctgacacaggctctggaccccgagatgtcagcacagatttggcttgaactcacgagctgcgagatcatggcctgagccaaagttggacgcttaactgactgagccacccaggcgccccgagaaacaAATCTTACCACCAAAGAGGCATCCTGATTCCAGAGATcttaaaatatgacaaaaatgtttACCCCAGAATAGACTAAGTAACAGTATAAAACAGGGGTGATTCATAGCACTGGTGTGAGGGTCAAATGGGATAAGGGATATGGAGTGCCCAGCTTGCGTCTCCCTGCTTGATGTTCCAAGAAGCCACTTCTCTCATCCATGGCTATACTGCTGCAGGgcagtagagctgggatttgaatcctcTTGTCTGATTCCCAAGCCCTCTTCTTCACGTGAAATAGGAAACTGGCACCTGACCCGGTTCTGCTACTCTTAGCTGTTTGGAGTCAGGCAGGTGACTTTacttcttgagcctcagtttcctcctctgtaaagtagGAATTCTAGAACCTACCTCATACCCGTGGCGATGATTCGAGATAATGTCCCTGTGTTGTAGCTCGCTGTTGATTCGCCTTCTCCCGCTTCTCCTCTCAAGCCTGTCGCTTGGCCTTGTTCCCCTAGAGCAAGACCTCGGCCAGGATCTACCCCACCTACCACACAGCCTTCGACACCTTTGGTTACGTGGACAAATTTGTGGATCCTGgtgaggaagggggcagggggaatcCTGAGGCTAGAGGGCGGTGGGCTGAAGACTGAGCCCTGGCCTGATGGCATTCCTTGCAGGCTTCAGCAGCCATCAGGCTGTGGCCCGGACAGCAGGGAGCGTGCTGCTTAGGCTCAGTGAcagcctctttctgcctcttaaCGTCAGTGACTACGGAGAGACCCTCCGAAATTTTCTGCAGGCTGCCCAGCGCGACCTTGGGGTCCTGTTGGAGCAGCACAGCATCAGCCTGGGTATGGAGCCCCCTTAACATGGAGGTGTGGGGAGCCCTGCACCTCCAGGGCTAAGATGCTGCCTGTTGCCCACAGGGCCTCTGGTGACTGCAGTGGAGAAGTTCGAGGGGGCAGCCGCGGCCTTGGGCCAACACGTATCAGCGCTGCAGAAAGACACCCCCGAGTGAGAAAGGGCAGCAAGCAGGTGTCTGGGAGGGTGGCCTCCGGGGCAGGATGCAGGCTGGCAGCTGGGCTGTTGGTTCCAGGGTGACAAGGTCCTGCCACTTCCAGCCCCCTGCAGGTCCGGATGCTCAACGACCAGCTGATGCTGCTGGAACGGACCTTCCTAAACCCGCGAGCCTTCCCAGAGGAACGATACTACAGGTGAGCCTGCTCAGGGCTCTTGGGAAGTGCTGTGCGGTGGGGGCCGGGCAAGGGGCACCCATCTGAGGGCGGAGAGATGTCAGAGTTCTGCTGGCCTTTAGAGCACAGGACAGCCCCTTGGAACAGGTGGGGAATCAGCCTCAAAGGAGGGGAGGCAAATCAATCAAGGTCACCTTGGGGCTATAACGTACATCTCTCACCCCCACTGCAACAAGGGCCGCAGGTTTCAGAGGCGGCGGGGAGGCGCTTTTGTGCCTAGCTGTACAGAGAGGGGCCCCTCCAGGCTGAAGCTCCCTCCTCTCCTGGTCCCTGAGTGACTTTGCATCTCCCCCATATCTGCTTGCAGCCATGTGCTCTGGGCACCCCGCACGGGCTCCGTAGCCACATTCCCAGGCCTGGCCAATGCCTGCTCCAGGGCCATGAACACGAGCCTAGGATCTGCAGCCTGGGCGGAAGTGCAGAGGCAGCTCAGCATCTTGGTGGTGGCCCTGGAGGGCGCGGCAGCCACCCTGCGGCCTGTGGCTGACCTCTGACCCCAGCCCTCATTCTCCAGCTCCCACCATCCTTTATCCTAACCTTCTCCCACCCGAGTTCTTTTTGGGTGTGCCCCAGTCGTCCTTGATGCCAACCTAAGGCACTATCACTGGACCCTCCAGAGCTTGAGACAACAGCTCAGGGTCCTGCCAGTTGTGGACCCCTGAAGGGAGTGACAAGCCTTCCTCGTCCTGGATCTTGGTCGGCAGAGGGTGAAGATCCGGAGACGGGGATGGTGGGGAGTGTCAAAACCACCAgcgggtgggggcgcctgggtggctcagttggttaagcgtccgacgtcagcccgggtcacgatcttgcggtccgtgagttcaagccccgcgttgggctctgggctgatggctcagagcctggagcctgcttccgattctgtctccccctctctctctgcccctcccccgttcatgctctgtctctgtctcaaaaataaataaacgttaaaaaaaaaaatttaaaaaaaaaacaaacacaccagCTGCTCTTGGTGGTACGCGGGCAAGGAAGGGATGCATAATGCCAACCAGCGACCACGAGACCCACCCCTCAGGGAccagcagggaaactgaggcccaagatGGCTAGGGCCTTGCCCAGGCTGGGTTCCTCTCTCCCTACATACCTATCGTGTCTCAAcaaccccctgccctcccccacataAATCAATTATAGTTATTGTCCCTACAAAACAAATTCCTTTTATTGTGTAGGAATGATGAGAAAAGAAACCTGAGTGCTTGGATCCATTCCTGGGCTCTGGGAGAGCGCACAGCTCCTCACGCAGGGGACTTCCGTCTAGCCACaccctcatcttcctcctccgcCATGACCACCTCCTCCAGGGTGCGCGCTCCCAGTTTGCTCGCCACCAACACACTGCAGGTCCCCGCAGGTGGCAGCCCTTTCTCCGTGTAGCGACCCCTGAGAAACACAACTCTCTCCTGTCCGTCCAAGGGCAGTCCGTGGGCCTGGCACAGATCCCGTGCCTCTTCCGGCCCATCCAGGGCCAGCAGGTGGACCATGAAGCCCAGGGGCAAGGTCTGGCCTTTGGGGGTGCTCAGGGCACGAGCGAGGCGGGCCAGGGCTCCCCGGCGGGCACGGCCTATGTGGCACTGCACTGCGCAGCTTTGCAGATAGGGCAGGATCCGGAGCAGGCGGAATAGGCGGGCGGTGTTGCCTTCTCGAAAGGCCGAGTCCACAGCCAGGGCCCTGCGCAGGGCGGGGCAGGATCGCAGGGCGGCAGGTAGCTGCAGAACCTCATGAAGGGCCTCCACGGAGCCTGTTGGGGCGGAAGCCGGGGGACAGCTCAGTGTGTTTCTCTGATCAGGTCCACGTTCCGTGGCCTCCGGTTAGGCCTCTCCCCCACCCTAGCCTCCCACTTGCTAAGGTCCTCAGCCACACCCACCCCCTCTGGCCTACCACCAAGCCCTTCTCCGACCTTGGGCCGCCCACCTTCCGCTCTGGCCACGCCCCTCCCCTGGGCCAAGCTTactttccctccccctttctccctcagcCCGTTCCTGAGCCTTATTGGaatgaggtgcagagagagccCCTTCAAACAGTCTGGATCCTCTTAGCAGAGTGAAGCATTGTTTTCGGATGAGGGAGCCAGGCCCAGATGATTTCACGACTTGGCCTGAGGCTGTCCTTGAGTTCGTACGTAGaatttgacacacacacacacacacacacacacacacacacacacacacacacacacctgttttcTGGCTTCAAACTCAGCTCTTTCTCCACTGCCCTAGCTGCgatacagatgaggaagctcGTTCTGCCACACCTTCCCTGTCTACCTGGTGAGGCCTTTTCTCCAAAGAGCTTCTGCCCCTGCTTCCCTTCCAGGAGAATCACAGACAATGGAACCTCGGGCCTCTTTTGTGAACTAAGGCTTCTGACCCATTAGTGGGTTGTGAAATCAAGAGCATTTTATTGCAATTAAATAGGATAGCATTAGAACGCACCATCCACCCACAGGGAGGATCTAATGTCTTGAAACTTCTGTGTCAGAAGTCTCATGGGCATATATTCATGGCTGCTTTGCAACACTGAACTGCAGGtttaaaaaagtttgaaaatcacttagGTGAATTTTCCCGTTCCAACCTTGTCCTCTCCACTTTTATTACAAAAACACCCGAGACCCAAATATGGGAATGGACAGTCCGGAAGGCCCACGTCGGGGCTCGGCGGATCTTGCGCATTGACTCGACAGACATCTAgaaggcagggatggggagggagctAATGGTGAGATTGTAGAGCTTCCCGTTCCTTCCCTGGCTTCCACCGTCCGTCTACAGGGAGGCACCCTTcccacaccccgcccccgcccccgccccctgcccttcCGCCGGGACCCGGACTCACCCAGGTTGTAGAGCAGAAAGAGGCCCTGGAAGACGGCCTCGCGGGGATGCGGCCCCGCGCCCTGAGCGTAGCAGCGCCGCAGAGAACCGAAGCCCTCCTGCACCTGGGCCTGTAGCAGCACCGGGTCCGCTGGCCCGCGCACGGCGT includes these proteins:
- the SAC3D1 gene encoding SAC3 domain-containing protein 1 — its product is MEASGTPEPEMVALNYNAGRLGSPAGGLVGGDKIRPPMSGCKLPVGTCPDMCPAAERAQREKERRLHRFEVAPGCRGDRPRADPQRAVKEYRRPAAGKARPPPSQLRPPSVLLATVRYLAGEVAERADASSAEVASFVADRLRAVRLDLALQGAGDAEAAGVLEAALAVLLAVVARLGPDAVRGPADPVLLQAQVQEGFGSLRRCYAQGAGPHPREAVFQGLFLLYNLGSVEALHEVLQLPAALRSCPALRRALAVDSAFREGNTARLFRLLRILPYLQSCAVQCHIGRARRGALARLARALSTPKGQTLPLGFMVHLLALDGPEEARDLCQAHGLPLDGQERVVFLRGRYTEKGLPPAGTCSVLVASKLGARTLEEVVMAEEEDEGVARRKSPA